A part of Rickettsia canadensis str. McKiel genomic DNA contains:
- the ubiG gene encoding bifunctional 2-polyprenyl-6-hydroxyphenol methylase/3-demethylubiquinol 3-O-methyltransferase UbiG — MSSIDKKELEKFEKISHNWWNKDGDFGILHCINPIRLEYIIEKITSHYNDISKLEILDVGCGGGLIATPLAAQGFNVTAIDALQSNIETATAYAKENGVKINYLQSTIEELKSNKLYDVVICLEVIEHVENVQQFILNLVQHIKPNGIAIISTINRMKKAYILGIIVAEYILGWVPKNTHNYSKFLKPSEIYEMLTDTGIEIKELKGLIYDMAKNEWKLSDNIEVNYFMYLERNTH; from the coding sequence ATGTCTTCAATTGATAAAAAAGAATTAGAAAAATTTGAGAAAATTTCTCATAATTGGTGGAATAAGGACGGAGATTTCGGTATCTTACACTGTATAAACCCTATTCGTCTTGAGTATATAATAGAGAAAATAACCTCACATTACAACGATATTTCTAAATTAGAAATATTAGACGTAGGTTGTGGGGGAGGATTAATTGCAACTCCTCTAGCGGCGCAAGGTTTTAACGTTACGGCTATTGATGCACTGCAAAGTAACATTGAAACAGCAACTGCTTATGCTAAGGAAAACGGTGTAAAGATAAATTATTTACAATCTACTATAGAAGAATTAAAGAGCAATAAGCTATATGATGTGGTAATTTGTCTTGAGGTTATTGAGCATGTAGAAAACGTACAGCAATTTATACTAAATTTGGTGCAGCATATTAAACCAAACGGTATAGCAATAATTTCTACGATTAACCGCATGAAAAAAGCTTATATACTCGGAATAATAGTTGCTGAATATATTTTAGGCTGGGTACCGAAAAACACTCATAATTATAGTAAATTTTTAAAACCCTCGGAAATTTATGAAATGCTTACAGATACCGGTATTGAAATTAAGGAGCTGAAAGGTTTGATATATGATATGGCTAAAAATGAATGGAAATTAAGCGACAATATAGAAGTAAATTATTTTATGTATTTAGAAAGAAACACACATTAG
- a CDS encoding metal ABC transporter permease yields MTLIILALILISCIFAPLGCIALWKRYIYFSDGLAHSSFLAASISIIAHFPLIYSGIIVAILFSFFVFIFKNNAEKNAVINLISSFMLAIALVINYFTSLQNNIVNLLFGDILSVSFNDFIILAIVLITIIGFIIYFYNQILLIIINRDIAVIKGLKVNIIELIFLLLLSLSVFSAIKIVGVLMVTAILLIPAMIARFMSYSPSQMIIISILISLFINFCAALSSFYFDLPLTPIFIIIGVLIYGLLYLKQLFVD; encoded by the coding sequence ATGACTTTAATAATACTAGCCTTAATTTTAATTAGCTGCATATTTGCTCCCCTTGGCTGCATTGCCTTATGGAAGAGATATATTTATTTCAGTGACGGACTTGCTCATAGCAGTTTTTTAGCAGCTAGCATAAGTATTATAGCACATTTCCCATTAATATATTCAGGCATAATAGTTGCGATTCTTTTTTCGTTTTTTGTGTTCATTTTTAAAAATAATGCTGAAAAAAATGCAGTTATTAACTTAATTTCTAGCTTTATGTTAGCTATAGCTTTAGTTATTAATTATTTTACTTCTTTGCAAAATAATATAGTAAATTTGTTGTTTGGAGATATTTTATCTGTATCTTTTAATGATTTTATTATACTTGCAATAGTGTTAATAACTATTATAGGTTTTATAATATATTTTTATAATCAAATTCTTCTTATAATTATCAATAGGGATATTGCGGTTATAAAAGGCTTAAAGGTTAATATTATTGAGCTAATATTTTTACTTTTGCTCTCATTATCGGTATTTTCTGCTATAAAGATTGTTGGGGTACTTATGGTGACTGCTATTTTACTTATTCCTGCTATGATCGCACGGTTTATGTCATATAGTCCCTCTCAGATGATTATAATATCAATTCTTATCTCTTTATTTATTAATTTTTGTGCTGCACTGAGCTCTTTCTATTTTGATCTGCCTTTAACTCCAATATTTATCATAATAGGTGTGTTGATTTATGGTTTGCTGTATTTAAAGCAATTATTTGTGGATTAA
- the gltX gene encoding glutamate--tRNA ligase yields MTNVITRFAPSPTGFLHIGSARTALFNYLFARHHNGKFLLRIEDTDKERSTNEAVEAIFSGLKWLGLDWDGEVIFQSKRNDLYKETALKLLQAGKAYYCFTSQEEIEKQRQKALENKQYFIFNSDWRDKDPAAYPTDIKPVIRLKTPREGSITIRDTLQGDVVIENSHIDDMVLLRSDGTATYMLAVVVDDHDMGITHIIRGDDHLTNAARQIAIYQACGYAVPSMTHIPLIHGADGAKLSKRHGALGVAAYKDMGYLPESVCNYLLRLGWSHGDDEIISMDQAIKWFNLDSLGKSPAKLDFANMNSLNAHYLRLLDNDSATSKTVERLRQNYNVSKQEVIYINQAIRSLLVRSETLLDLVQLAQIYLVDSPIIYKQDAKEIIENCDKDLIKQVIENLNKLKQFDKESVQNKFKEIATHNGLKLNELMKPVRALITGMTASPSVFEIAEILGKENILKRLKII; encoded by the coding sequence ATGACTAACGTAATTACTAGATTTGCTCCGTCACCAACGGGGTTTTTACATATAGGTTCGGCAAGAACCGCTTTGTTTAACTATTTATTTGCAAGGCATCATAACGGTAAGTTTTTGCTTCGCATTGAAGATACTGATAAAGAAAGATCCACAAACGAAGCTGTAGAAGCTATATTCTCAGGTCTAAAATGGCTAGGTCTTGATTGGGACGGTGAAGTTATATTTCAGTCAAAACGTAATGATCTTTACAAAGAAACTGCACTAAAATTACTGCAAGCAGGTAAAGCATATTATTGTTTTACTAGCCAAGAAGAAATAGAAAAACAGCGACAAAAAGCTTTAGAAAATAAGCAGTATTTTATTTTTAATAGCGATTGGCGTGACAAAGATCCTGCGGCCTACCCTACTGATATTAAGCCGGTAATACGTCTAAAAACCCCACGCGAAGGTAGTATAACAATTCGTGATACTTTACAAGGCGATGTAGTAATAGAAAATTCTCATATTGACGATATGGTGTTATTGCGTAGCGATGGCACTGCTACTTACATGCTAGCGGTTGTAGTAGACGATCACGATATGGGTATAACTCATATTATTAGAGGTGATGATCATTTAACCAATGCAGCAAGACAAATCGCTATTTATCAGGCTTGCGGCTATGCCGTACCAAGCATGACTCATATACCGCTAATTCATGGAGCAGACGGGGCAAAATTATCGAAAAGGCATGGAGCCTTAGGCGTTGCAGCTTATAAAGATATGGGATATTTACCGGAAAGTGTGTGTAATTATTTATTGCGTCTTGGTTGGAGCCACGGCGATGATGAAATTATTTCAATGGATCAGGCTATAAAATGGTTTAATCTTGATTCGCTCGGTAAATCACCGGCTAAACTTGATTTTGCTAACATGAATAGCCTTAACGCCCACTATTTACGACTACTTGATAATGATAGTGCAACTTCAAAGACTGTAGAGAGATTGAGACAAAATTATAATGTTAGCAAGCAGGAAGTAATCTATATAAATCAAGCAATACGGAGTTTGTTAGTCAGAAGTGAAACGTTGCTAGATCTAGTACAGCTTGCTCAAATTTATCTTGTCGATTCTCCTATCATCTACAAGCAAGATGCAAAAGAAATTATTGAAAATTGCGATAAGGATTTAATCAAGCAAGTTATAGAAAATTTAAACAAGCTTAAGCAGTTTGATAAGGAATCAGTGCAGAATAAATTTAAAGAAATAGCAACTCATAATGGCTTAAAACTAAATGAGCTTATGAAACCGGTTAGAGCTTTAATAACCGGCATGACAGCTTCACCGAGCGTGTTTGAAATTGCAGAAATTTTAGGAAAAGAAAATATTTTAAAGAGGTTAAAAATTATATGA
- a CDS encoding bifunctional (p)ppGpp synthetase/guanosine-3',5'-bis(diphosphate) 3'-pyrophosphohydrolase, which produces MLQRVIKHLNHNLSKHDITAQITGRIKHPISILYKLYRKGIKLEELTDIFAIRIVVIDEEKCYKALKVVHNLYEYEKDKFKNYILNPKPNGYQSLHTIIITEDNYKIEIQIRDHKMHYHAESGEAAHWKYKNSF; this is translated from the coding sequence TTGCTCCAAAGGGTTATTAAACATTTGAATCATAATTTATCTAAACATGACATTACTGCTCAAATAACAGGTAGGATCAAACATCCAATATCAATTTTATATAAATTATATCGTAAGGGTATAAAATTAGAAGAATTAACAGATATTTTTGCAATAAGAATAGTGGTAATAGATGAAGAGAAATGTTATAAAGCTTTAAAAGTAGTTCATAATCTTTATGAGTATGAAAAGGATAAATTCAAAAATTATATTCTTAATCCTAAACCAAACGGCTATCAATCTTTGCATACTATTATTATAACTGAGGATAATTATAAAATAGAGATACAAATACGTGATCATAAGATGCATTATCATGCAGAGAGCGGTGAAGCTGCACATTGGAAATATAAAAATAGTTTTTAG
- a CDS encoding acyl-[ACP]--phospholipid O-acyltransferase produces MDTNKLYLFKDRRFLPNFIIQLCGCLNDNILKNAIVILITYSISGALSKYNNLLVLIANATFVLPFIICASIAGQIADKYERANLIKIIKICEIGIIAFTIYGFHYNNLLILFCSICLMGIHSTFFGPIKYSVIPDHLNKYELLGANGFVEAGTFLSIFIGTIIGSYYTISNNFIIYSLITIAFLGFITSLFVPKSGNANRDIKINLNIIDESINMIKYAKAKKQIYLAILGISWFWFIGAAIISQIPLLAKITFKADENVANLFLAVFSLGVGVGAFLCSKIFEDEITVKYLFISALGISIFGIDLFFASRISSVNYEPTQLKSILVFLSKRHNWRIVIDLFFLAAIGGLYLVPLFAILQHYANPAHRSRIIAVNNLINSIFMMGSTIILSLLFYLNFTIPWIILFISLANIIVTIHIYQLIPEVKIIPYTLLRRILQICFDLMYKVEVKGFKNFQKAGKKVVVVANHISYLDPPLIATYLREEMTFAISPDIQKIWWIKPFLRMAKTLPVDPSNPMAIKTLIKEVQKEQKVAIFPEGRISVTGSLMKIYEGPGMIADKAGATILPVRIDGTQFTHLSKLKHILKRKIFPKITITVLPPVKFANMNAVSNQERRSYIARTLYDIMADMMFESSDYKNTLFSSLIEAAKIHGFKKKIVDDFENNVVTYRELILKSFILGNLIKTNNIFGRNLGLMLPNTTNTLIAFYAMQSSDYVPAIINWSSSISTIIKSCKLAQIKVVYTSKQFIEKANLHELITNLLDFGIKIIYLEDFTNQISIALKLKAKIGSYFAHTYYNYLCRNRDDEKPSVIIFTSGTEGEPKAVLLSHRNLQTNRYQITAKVPFSPEDIVFNSLPLFHCFGLGGAIITTLNGIKLFLYPSPLNYSTIPEVIYDVGATILISTDTFLNGYANYAHPYDFYSLRYIFAGSEKLKESTRKFWLNKYGIRIFEGYGITEASPIIACNTPMHNKAGTVGRLLPKIDYKLEKVEGINEGERLFIRGPNIMLGYLESENNHTYREWYDTNDIVKIDSEGYITILGRVKHFAKIAGYMISLTKIEELASEIDPDSLHAAISVPDKTHGEKIILFTTGSIINSKNFTDVVSKAQISLLHLPKVIITDSEIPLLANGKIDYLEIMKNVDRYIQ; encoded by the coding sequence ATGGACACAAATAAATTATATCTTTTCAAAGATAGACGATTTTTACCAAATTTTATAATACAATTATGTGGTTGTCTTAATGATAATATATTAAAAAATGCTATTGTAATTCTTATTACTTACAGTATTTCAGGAGCTTTAAGTAAATATAATAATCTACTTGTTTTAATTGCTAATGCTACTTTTGTACTACCCTTTATAATATGCGCAAGCATAGCAGGACAAATTGCCGATAAATATGAACGTGCTAATCTTATTAAAATAATTAAGATTTGTGAAATCGGTATAATTGCCTTTACAATTTATGGATTTCATTATAATAATCTGCTAATACTGTTTTGTTCTATTTGCTTAATGGGTATACACTCTACTTTTTTCGGTCCAATCAAATATAGCGTAATACCCGATCACCTCAATAAATACGAATTACTTGGAGCTAACGGCTTTGTTGAAGCTGGAACTTTTCTCAGTATTTTTATCGGTACTATAATCGGTAGCTATTATACAATCAGCAATAATTTTATAATTTATTCCTTAATTACCATTGCCTTTCTCGGCTTCATTACAAGCCTTTTTGTACCAAAATCGGGTAACGCAAATCGTGATATTAAAATAAATTTAAATATTATAGATGAAAGCATCAACATGATTAAATATGCTAAAGCAAAAAAACAGATATATCTAGCTATACTCGGCATTTCATGGTTTTGGTTTATCGGAGCTGCTATAATTTCTCAAATACCTTTACTTGCTAAGATAACTTTTAAAGCCGATGAGAATGTTGCTAACTTATTCTTAGCAGTTTTCTCCCTTGGTGTTGGGGTTGGTGCGTTTTTATGTAGCAAAATATTTGAAGATGAAATTACCGTTAAATATCTATTTATTTCAGCACTAGGTATCAGTATTTTCGGTATTGATTTATTCTTTGCAAGTAGAATTAGTTCAGTTAACTACGAACCTACTCAACTAAAAAGTATTTTAGTATTTTTATCGAAAAGACATAATTGGCGCATAGTTATCGATTTATTTTTCTTAGCAGCAATAGGCGGTTTATATCTCGTTCCACTTTTTGCAATATTACAGCATTACGCAAACCCTGCTCATCGTAGCAGAATTATTGCTGTTAACAATCTTATCAATTCCATTTTCATGATGGGATCAACAATTATTTTATCTTTATTATTTTACCTAAATTTCACTATACCCTGGATTATATTATTTATTAGCCTAGCTAATATAATCGTTACTATACATATTTACCAATTAATACCTGAAGTTAAAATTATTCCGTATACACTATTGCGGAGAATATTACAAATCTGTTTTGACCTTATGTATAAGGTTGAAGTTAAAGGATTTAAAAATTTTCAAAAAGCAGGCAAAAAAGTAGTAGTAGTTGCTAATCATATTTCATATCTTGATCCACCACTAATTGCTACTTACTTACGTGAAGAAATGACTTTTGCAATTAGTCCCGATATACAAAAAATATGGTGGATTAAACCATTTTTACGTATGGCAAAAACTTTGCCGGTTGATCCAAGTAATCCAATGGCAATAAAGACCTTAATAAAAGAAGTACAAAAAGAACAAAAAGTCGCTATCTTTCCAGAAGGTAGGATAAGCGTTACCGGCTCTTTAATGAAAATTTATGAAGGTCCGGGCATGATTGCCGATAAAGCCGGTGCTACCATTTTACCGGTTAGAATAGACGGAACTCAATTTACTCACTTATCAAAATTAAAACACATATTAAAAAGAAAAATATTCCCTAAAATTACTATAACGGTTTTACCGCCGGTAAAATTTGCTAATATGAATGCTGTAAGTAATCAAGAACGACGCAGTTATATAGCGAGGACTCTTTATGATATCATGGCTGACATGATGTTTGAGAGTTCAGACTATAAAAATACTTTATTTTCGTCTCTTATAGAAGCCGCTAAAATTCATGGATTTAAGAAAAAAATAGTTGATGATTTTGAAAATAATGTGGTTACTTATCGAGAGTTAATATTAAAATCTTTTATTCTCGGTAATTTAATCAAAACGAACAACATCTTTGGCAGAAATTTAGGCTTAATGTTACCTAATACCACAAATACATTAATTGCTTTTTATGCTATGCAATCTAGCGATTATGTTCCTGCTATAATTAATTGGAGTAGCAGCATAAGTACTATTATTAAGTCCTGTAAACTTGCACAAATCAAAGTAGTTTACACCTCAAAACAATTTATCGAGAAAGCAAATTTACATGAATTGATAACCAACTTATTAGATTTCGGTATTAAAATAATATATTTAGAAGATTTTACAAATCAGATTAGTATAGCTCTAAAACTAAAAGCCAAAATAGGTAGTTATTTTGCACACACTTATTACAATTATTTGTGTCGTAATCGTGATGACGAAAAACCGTCAGTGATCATTTTTACTTCAGGTACTGAAGGAGAACCTAAAGCCGTATTACTATCTCACAGAAATTTACAAACTAATAGATATCAAATAACTGCTAAAGTACCTTTTAGCCCTGAAGATATAGTATTTAACTCATTACCTTTATTTCATTGTTTTGGTCTTGGAGGTGCAATTATTACAACTTTAAACGGTATTAAGCTATTTTTATATCCTTCTCCACTAAATTATAGTACTATTCCTGAAGTTATATACGATGTCGGCGCAACCATATTAATTTCTACCGATACTTTTTTAAATGGTTATGCTAATTACGCTCACCCATATGATTTTTACTCATTACGCTATATATTTGCCGGTAGCGAAAAATTAAAAGAATCTACAAGAAAATTTTGGCTTAATAAATACGGCATACGTATTTTTGAAGGATATGGGATTACAGAAGCATCACCTATTATAGCTTGTAATACTCCTATGCACAATAAAGCAGGCACGGTCGGAAGATTATTACCAAAAATTGATTATAAACTTGAAAAAGTAGAAGGAATAAATGAAGGGGAACGTTTATTCATCAGGGGACCTAATATAATGCTTGGTTACTTAGAATCAGAAAATAACCATACTTATAGAGAATGGTACGACACCAACGATATAGTCAAAATAGATTCTGAAGGATATATAACAATTTTAGGACGTGTTAAGCACTTTGCTAAAATAGCAGGGTACATGATATCTCTTACAAAAATTGAAGAACTTGCAAGTGAGATTGATCCTGACTCTCTGCATGCCGCTATTTCTGTCCCTGACAAAACACACGGAGAAAAGATTATTTTATTTACTACCGGTTCCATTATAAATAGCAAAAACTTTACAGATGTCGTATCTAAAGCTCAAATTTCTTTATTACATTTACCGAAAGTAATTATTACCGATTCAGAAATACCTCTGCTTGCAAATGGTAAGATTGACTATCTTGAAATAATGAAAAACGTGGATAGGTATATACAATGA
- a CDS encoding invasion associated locus B family protein has product MKDYVKKIAFVFSGLFIITGNFVLYSIQNVNASTTPKKYGAWTLNCTLNEKKKLCFLSQQINNLEKDKEKEILAIYHIGYFNQEQEEQELKIIEIVPSNVQIPAGTIINSGDKRIAAGKYVNCTVNGCQALATITQNDLDIILSNNNYVELITADGKQAKISFIKDGLKEGIKALSR; this is encoded by the coding sequence ATGAAAGATTATGTAAAGAAAATTGCTTTTGTTTTTAGCGGGTTATTTATAATAACCGGTAATTTTGTTTTGTATAGCATACAAAACGTCAATGCATCAACGACACCAAAAAAGTATGGAGCTTGGACTTTAAACTGTACTCTTAATGAGAAAAAAAAACTTTGTTTCTTATCACAACAAATTAATAATCTAGAGAAAGATAAAGAAAAGGAAATATTAGCCATTTATCATATAGGATACTTTAATCAAGAACAAGAAGAACAGGAACTAAAGATAATCGAAATAGTCCCATCAAATGTTCAAATTCCGGCAGGTACTATTATTAATAGCGGTGATAAACGAATAGCAGCAGGAAAATATGTAAATTGTACGGTAAATGGCTGTCAGGCTCTAGCTACTATTACGCAAAATGATCTAGATATAATTTTATCAAACAACAATTATGTAGAACTAATAACTGCAGACGGTAAACAAGCTAAAATTTCATTTATAAAAGACGGCTTAAAGGAAGGAATAAAAGCTTTGAGTAGATAA